The following proteins are co-located in the candidate division WOR-3 bacterium genome:
- a CDS encoding Crp/Fnr family transcriptional regulator: MDVKSFLKGISGFERLEESELERIAQIAKLKSVKAGESVDVQGEPADKFYILVSGRLAVVLTLDFGVAHQTYQLMTLGPGQMFAWSGLVGNPHYTAGSRAITDCSFLEFDVRELERLFDEDPKLGYVVMRLVAQTIASRLRHMQLQLAQQYALRESVE, encoded by the coding sequence ATGGATGTAAAATCCTTTCTTAAGGGAATCAGCGGTTTTGAGCGGCTGGAGGAGAGTGAGTTGGAGCGAATTGCCCAAATTGCAAAACTGAAGTCGGTGAAGGCGGGGGAATCGGTTGATGTGCAGGGAGAGCCCGCGGACAAGTTTTATATTCTGGTCTCGGGCAGGCTGGCGGTTGTCCTGACACTTGACTTCGGGGTGGCACATCAGACCTATCAGTTGATGACACTCGGACCAGGGCAGATGTTTGCCTGGTCTGGGCTGGTGGGCAATCCCCATTACACCGCTGGGAGCCGGGCGATAACCGACTGCAGCTTTCTGGAGTTTGATGTTAGGGAACTGGAAAGGCTTTTTGACGAGGACCCGAAGTTGGGTTATGTGGTGATGAGGCTGGTGGCACAGACGATTGCCTCCAGGCTGCGGCATATGCAACTGCAACTGGCGCAGCAGTATGCACTGCGGGAGTCGGTGGAGTGA